In the Camelus ferus isolate YT-003-E chromosome 34, BCGSAC_Cfer_1.0, whole genome shotgun sequence genome, one interval contains:
- the LOC106730584 gene encoding basic salivary proline-rich protein 2, with protein MLLILLSVALLTLSSAQPLSEEVSNEELLDLISDVDKSNSNGELPVPPPGGTGGPPPRPPPNGEDQGDEAELAADPQDGEAPQGPPQEGEPQQGPPPQDGEPQEEPPADEETEQTED; from the exons ATGCTGCTGATCCTCCTCTCAGTGGCCTTGCTGACCCTGAGCTCAGCTCAGCCCCTGTCTGAAG AGGTCAGCAATGAAGAACTTCTCGACCTCATATCAG ATGTAGACAAATCAAACTCAAACGGGGAGCTTCCAGTACCACCTCCTGGAGGAACTGGAGGACCACCACCTAGACCCCCTCCTAACGGTGAAGACCAAGGTGATGAAGCTGAGCTAGCAGCAGACCCACAAGATGGTGAAGCTCCGCAGGGACCACCCCAAGAAGGGGAACCCCAGCAGGGCCCACCCCCACAAGATGGTGAACCTCAAGAGGAACCACccgcagatgaggaaactgagcagacAGAAGACTGA